In Myxococcales bacterium, the DNA window GTTCATCGGGTTGTTGGGTTCCAATGCGAGTACCCGGATTAGCAACGTGACGGCGCGTTCGTACTCGCCGAGCTTGGATCGGGCGACGGCTGCGCTGCGGAGCAGCGGGGTGTCGTTCGGGTCGACTGCTAGGCCCGACTCGTAGGCTTCGGCTGCTCGCGAGAAGTCGCGTTCGCCCTCGAGGGAGCGTCCCACTCCTCCCCAGGCGCCGACGGATGGACGGGCTCGTAGGCTTTTTTCGAATTCGATACGCGCGGCCTCGTAATCTTCCTGCTCGAGCAGCGCACGACCGAACCGAACATGTTCAATCGAATGTTCGCGGCCCGCCCACCCGAGCGCGGCGAACATCGTCGTAGCGATGCGGTGAGCGCCCCAATTTTGCGCTTGATGGCGAGCGAGCTCACCGAATTCGACTGCGAGGCAGATGGAACAGA includes these proteins:
- a CDS encoding tetratricopeptide repeat protein; translated protein: CSICLAVEFGELARHQAQNWGAHRIATTMFAALGWAGREHSIEHVRFGRALLEQEDYEAARIEFEKSLRARPSVGAWGGVGRSLEGERDFSRAAEAYESGLAVDPNDTPLLRSAAVARSKLGEYERAVTLLIRVLALEPNNPMNRRMLERAQQNLEPSARQDAP